A single window of Arcobacter venerupis DNA harbors:
- the purN gene encoding phosphoribosylglycinamide formyltransferase, whose translation MKKIGILASYNGSGFETIQKAIIEKKLNAKVVVVITNNTNAGVLEKAESYDIPYFIINDKRYPGQNIDDKIARLLLEFGCDYIFLSGYMKKIESNLLSAFPNKIINTHPALLPSIYGGIGMYGRFVHEAVIKNGEKISGVTIHYVDEVYDEGEIILTKELELTNDETVDSLENRIKELESVAIVEAFEKLLAKS comes from the coding sequence ATAAAAAAAATCGGAATATTAGCTTCATATAATGGAAGTGGATTTGAAACAATTCAAAAAGCTATAATTGAAAAAAAATTAAATGCAAAAGTTGTTGTAGTAATTACAAATAATACTAATGCAGGAGTTTTAGAAAAAGCAGAATCTTATGATATTCCTTATTTTATTATAAATGATAAAAGATACCCAGGACAAAATATAGATGATAAAATTGCTAGATTACTTTTAGAATTTGGTTGTGATTATATATTTTTATCTGGATATATGAAAAAAATAGAATCAAATCTTTTAAGTGCATTTCCTAATAAAATAATAAATACACACCCAGCATTACTTCCATCAATTTATGGTGGAATTGGAATGTATGGAAGATTTGTACATGAGGCTGTTATTAAAAATGGTGAAAAAATATCAGGTGTTACAATTCATTATGTAGATGAAGTTTATGATGAAGGTGAAATTATTCTTACAAAAGAGCTAGAACTTACTAATGATGAAACAGTTGATTCTTTAGAAAATAGAATAAAAGAGCTTGAAAGTGTTGCTATTGTTGAAGCATTTGAAAAACTACTAGCAAAAAGCTAG